In one Niallia taxi genomic region, the following are encoded:
- a CDS encoding PH domain-containing protein, giving the protein MYSKIEEPKKSISEKAMKVWRISETIINVGILVVLGVLYYLDDYFEWTYWIGWIILGLIGLTVLSAIWGIIIEPSLKQKYWRYDVDEEFIQLKSGIWKKQHQLIPMTKVQSVELVQGPLLRKYKLYSISVGTMGSSHQIPAIPEEEALELRNQIAHYAKIKEVE; this is encoded by the coding sequence ATGTACTCTAAAATAGAGGAACCGAAGAAAAGCATATCAGAAAAAGCAATGAAAGTTTGGCGCATATCAGAGACCATAATAAATGTGGGGATACTTGTAGTGCTTGGTGTTTTATATTACTTAGATGATTATTTTGAGTGGACGTACTGGATTGGCTGGATTATTCTTGGCCTTATTGGTTTAACTGTATTATCTGCAATCTGGGGAATTATTATTGAACCGTCGTTAAAGCAGAAATATTGGCGTTATGATGTGGACGAAGAATTCATCCAGTTGAAATCAGGAATATGGAAAAAACAGCATCAACTCATCCCAATGACAAAGGTACAGTCGGTTGAACTTGTGCAAGGGCCGCTTTTAAGAAAATACAAGCTGTATTCTATCTCTGTCGGTACGATGGGAAGCAGTCATCAAATTCCAGCTATCCCAGAAGAAGAAGCACTAGAACTAAGGAACCAAATAGCTCATTATGCAAAGATTAAGGAAGTGGAGTAA
- a CDS encoding LamG-like jellyroll fold domain-containing protein: MRKSNLRLLLTATLALVLTIPSAAFAEKTNQTNLASAKPAIPDYQDVSVHDPSIVKDGDTYYVFGSHIEAAKSDDLINWETFTNGYTTPNNKIYGDLSKNLAGSFKWAGEDDSDSKGGFAVWAPDVFWNKNYVNKDGSKGAYMIYYSASSTYIRSAIGYAVSQDIDGPYEYVDTIVYSGFTKESAKDANSNVDKKWVNTNIQGLINSGNLKSENDNWFNSDGSYNNNLYPNAIDANVFTAADGKLWMTYGSWSGGIYLLEIDKKTGKPIYPEKDGKTKDGRMIDRYFGTKIAGGFYKSGEGPYIVYDKNTKYYYLYVTYGWLGADGGYNMRLFRSKSPDGPYVDASGQSAVLPGNVDNSPYGNKVMGNFLFERRIGDPGTGIGVGYVSPGHNSAFIDSETGQHFLVFHSRFPQAGEMHEVRVHQMFMNSEGWPLAAPYRYSGEKLEKVNKQALIGQYQFINHGKTYSGDITESVYIELTKNGKIIGDVTGTWKKTSHNEAEIKIDDNTYNGVFVRQWDEVSKSYVMAFTAMSNEGVTIWGSKMEDKTDKEIVQDVKTDLNLGDTANVVSNISLPTEGTRHTTITWKTSDSNVISATGAITRPEAGAASKDATLTATITKGKFTTTKNFVITVLPYKENGLAAQYSFEGNLNDSNAQFDSGIITGNRIDNTGGTISYADGVNGGKAAKFDGASGIRLPNGLISSDSYSVSLWIKPEQLTQYTTTFFGARDSNNWISLLPYGTGNGSTEVWSGSSTWYDASVGSQIKTGEWTHLAFTVDNDAISVYVNGIEKYKGTGFPNIFTTANASFSLGVNWWDSPFKGFMDELKIYDGSLTAEEISKLAQENK, translated from the coding sequence ATGAGAAAAAGTAATTTGCGGCTTTTACTGACCGCCACTTTAGCTTTAGTACTTACTATTCCAAGCGCTGCATTTGCAGAAAAAACAAATCAAACAAACCTCGCCAGCGCAAAACCTGCAATTCCTGATTATCAAGACGTATCTGTCCATGATCCATCCATAGTAAAGGATGGTGATACTTACTATGTTTTCGGCTCACATATTGAAGCAGCGAAATCAGATGATTTAATCAACTGGGAAACCTTCACAAATGGTTATACAACTCCAAATAACAAGATATATGGTGACTTATCGAAAAACTTAGCAGGCTCTTTTAAATGGGCTGGAGAAGATGATTCTGACAGCAAGGGCGGTTTCGCAGTATGGGCTCCTGATGTTTTTTGGAATAAAAACTATGTCAATAAGGATGGCAGCAAAGGTGCCTACATGATTTATTATAGTGCATCATCCACTTATATACGATCTGCAATCGGCTATGCTGTATCACAAGACATTGATGGTCCCTATGAATATGTTGATACAATTGTCTATTCTGGTTTTACAAAAGAAAGTGCAAAAGACGCTAATAGCAATGTTGACAAAAAGTGGGTCAACACAAACATCCAAGGCTTAATTAATTCTGGAAACCTGAAAAGTGAAAATGACAACTGGTTTAATTCAGACGGCTCCTATAACAATAATCTTTATCCTAATGCTATTGATGCTAATGTGTTCACTGCTGCTGACGGCAAACTGTGGATGACATATGGCTCTTGGTCTGGCGGTATCTACCTGCTGGAGATAGATAAGAAAACCGGAAAACCAATCTATCCTGAGAAGGATGGCAAAACAAAGGACGGCAGAATGATTGACCGCTACTTCGGCACAAAAATTGCCGGCGGCTTTTACAAATCTGGAGAGGGCCCATATATAGTCTATGATAAAAATACGAAATATTATTATCTATATGTGACATATGGCTGGTTAGGTGCTGATGGCGGTTATAATATGAGGCTGTTTCGCTCCAAATCACCAGATGGCCCATATGTAGATGCAAGCGGCCAATCTGCGGTGCTACCTGGAAATGTAGACAATTCACCATATGGAAATAAGGTTATGGGAAATTTCCTGTTTGAACGGAGAATTGGAGATCCTGGTACTGGTATAGGAGTCGGCTACGTATCACCAGGACATAATTCTGCTTTCATTGATTCTGAAACAGGGCAGCATTTCTTAGTGTTCCATTCCCGCTTCCCTCAAGCAGGTGAAATGCACGAAGTGCGAGTTCATCAAATGTTCATGAACAGTGAAGGCTGGCCTCTTGCGGCACCATACCGCTATAGTGGGGAAAAGCTCGAAAAAGTAAATAAGCAAGCTTTGATTGGCCAATATCAGTTCATTAATCATGGAAAAACCTATTCAGGCGATATCACAGAATCTGTATATATCGAGCTGACTAAAAATGGAAAAATAATAGGAGATGTGACTGGTACTTGGAAAAAGACAAGTCATAATGAAGCGGAAATAAAAATCGATGACAATACCTACAACGGTGTGTTTGTCCGCCAATGGGATGAAGTATCCAAAAGCTATGTGATGGCATTTACAGCCATGTCAAACGAAGGAGTCACAATCTGGGGCAGTAAAATGGAAGATAAGACAGACAAGGAAATCGTACAGGATGTTAAAACTGACCTAAATCTTGGCGATACAGCTAACGTAGTTTCTAATATATCCTTACCGACAGAGGGAACCCGCCATACAACAATCACATGGAAAACCTCTGATTCAAATGTCATCTCAGCAACAGGTGCCATAACACGTCCCGAGGCTGGCGCTGCAAGTAAAGATGCTACGTTGACCGCAACCATTACAAAAGGCAAGTTCACAACAACTAAAAACTTTGTCATTACTGTTTTGCCATATAAGGAAAATGGTTTGGCTGCACAATACTCCTTTGAAGGAAATTTAAATGACAGCAATGCACAATTCGACAGCGGCATAATAACAGGAAATAGAATTGATAATACCGGTGGGACCATTTCCTATGCAGATGGAGTAAACGGCGGGAAAGCAGCAAAATTTGATGGTGCTTCAGGCATACGATTGCCAAACGGATTAATATCAAGCGACAGCTATAGTGTTTCCCTCTGGATTAAACCAGAACAGCTGACGCAATACACTACTACTTTCTTCGGTGCAAGAGACAGTAACAACTGGATAAGTCTCCTTCCATATGGTACAGGAAACGGTAGCACAGAAGTATGGTCAGGCAGCTCTACATGGTATGATGCATCAGTCGGCAGCCAAATAAAAACTGGTGAATGGACTCACCTAGCTTTTACAGTAGATAATGATGCTATTTCCGTGTACGTTAACGGAATAGAAAAGTATAAAGGCACAGGTTTCCCTAATATATTCACGACAGCAAATGCAAGCTTCAGTCTTGGTGTAAACTGGTGGGACTCACCATTTAAAGGTTTCATGGATGAATTAAAAATTTATGATGGTTCACTTACAGCGGAAGAAATAAGTAAGCTTGCCCAGGAAAATAAGTGA
- the rpsI gene encoding 30S ribosomal protein S9, whose protein sequence is MAQVQYIGTGRRKSSVARVRLVPGDGQIIINGREIENYIPFAALREVVKQPLVATETTGSYNILVNVNGGGYTGQAGAIRHGIARALLQADPEYRPTLKRAGLLTRDARMKERKKYGLKGARRAPQFSKR, encoded by the coding sequence ATGGCACAGGTTCAATATATCGGTACTGGTCGTCGTAAAAGTTCCGTTGCACGTGTACGTTTAGTACCAGGCGACGGTCAAATCATCATCAATGGTCGTGAAATTGAAAACTACATTCCTTTTGCAGCTTTACGTGAAGTTGTAAAACAACCATTAGTAGCTACTGAAACTACTGGAAGCTACAATATCCTAGTAAACGTTAACGGTGGAGGATACACTGGTCAAGCTGGAGCTATCCGTCACGGTATCGCTCGTGCTTTACTTCAAGCAGATCCTGAGTACCGTCCAACACTTAAGCGTGCTGGATTGTTAACTCGTGACGCTCGTATGAAAGAACGTAAAAAATACGGTCTTAAAGGCGCTCGTCGTGCACCTCAGTTCTCAAAACGTTAA
- the rplM gene encoding 50S ribosomal protein L13, which yields MRTTFMANSNTVDRKWYVIDAEGKTLGRLASEVASILRGKHKPTFTPHVDTGDHVILLNASKIELTGKKLTDKIYYRHTMHPGGLKQRTALEMRTNYPEKMLELAIKGMLPKNSLGRQIFKKLHVYAGSEHPHQAQQPEVYELRG from the coding sequence ATGCGTACAACGTTCATGGCTAATTCAAACACTGTTGACCGTAAATGGTACGTGATTGATGCTGAAGGCAAAACTTTAGGTCGTCTTGCTAGTGAAGTAGCATCAATCCTACGTGGAAAACATAAACCAACTTTCACACCACATGTGGATACTGGTGATCATGTTATTCTTTTAAATGCTTCAAAAATCGAATTGACTGGTAAAAAATTGACTGATAAAATTTACTACCGTCACACTATGCATCCAGGTGGACTAAAGCAAAGAACTGCTTTAGAAATGCGTACAAACTACCCTGAGAAAATGCTTGAGCTTGCTATCAAAGGCATGCTTCCAAAGAATTCTCTTGGTCGTCAAATCTTCAAAAAATTACATGTATACGCTGGTAGCGAGCATCCGCACCAAGCACAACAACCAGAAGTTTACGAACTTCGCGGATAA
- the truA gene encoding tRNA pseudouridine(38-40) synthase TruA: MQRYKGIVSYDGTEYCGFQLQPRDRTVQGEIEKALKKLHKGSEIKIQASGRTDAGVHAKGQVIHFDSDLDIPAGKWELAINALLPHDIVFSTIEPVNLDFHARYNVTGKEYRYFIHLSERRDPFKRNHAYYYPYKLDIEAIRDATGYFIGEHDFTSFCSMKTDKEDKVRTITSMELVEDGDMLIFSFKGNGFLYNMVRIIIGTLLDVGRGKRKPESIKAILTKKDRKAAGKTASANGLYLWKVYY, encoded by the coding sequence ATGCAAAGATATAAAGGGATAGTCAGCTACGATGGCACAGAATACTGTGGTTTTCAGCTTCAGCCAAGAGACCGTACTGTTCAAGGTGAAATAGAAAAAGCTTTAAAAAAGCTCCATAAAGGCAGTGAAATAAAGATTCAAGCGTCAGGCCGTACAGATGCGGGCGTCCATGCAAAAGGACAAGTCATCCATTTTGATTCAGATCTGGATATACCTGCTGGAAAGTGGGAGCTTGCAATAAATGCACTGCTGCCCCATGATATTGTATTTTCCACCATAGAACCAGTAAATTTGGACTTCCATGCAAGATACAATGTAACGGGCAAGGAATACCGTTATTTTATCCATCTCTCTGAAAGAAGAGATCCATTCAAGCGTAACCATGCTTATTATTATCCATATAAATTGGATATCGAGGCAATTCGTGATGCTACTGGATATTTTATTGGAGAACATGACTTCACAAGCTTTTGCTCCATGAAGACGGACAAGGAAGATAAGGTAAGGACTATTACGTCAATGGAACTAGTGGAAGATGGCGATATGCTTATTTTTAGCTTTAAAGGAAATGGTTTCCTTTATAATATGGTGCGTATCATTATTGGAACACTGTTGGACGTAGGCAGAGGCAAACGAAAGCCAGAATCCATTAAAGCAATTCTAACGAAAAAAGACCGTAAAGCGGCAGGAAAGACTGCTTCTGCAAACGGATTGTATTTATGGAAGGTCTACTATTAA
- a CDS encoding energy-coupling factor transporter transmembrane component T family protein: protein MMGKMIIGRFVPIDSLLHRMDPRSKLIIVFLFICIVFLANNAATYFILAAYVGLMIMLSKVPFKYIYLGLKPILWLILFTFCLHLFFTKDGSLLFEYGWIKIYSEGLRMGILISLRFFLLIIMTSLLTLTTTPIELTDALETLLGPLKKIRFPVHELALMMSISLRFIPTLMDETEKIMKAQMARGVEFSSGPIQSRIKAIVPLLIPLFVNAFKRAEELATAMEARGYQGGEGRTKYRQLVWKQSDSIMIVLLVLVAVLLLVFKS from the coding sequence ATGATGGGGAAAATGATAATAGGTCGTTTTGTTCCGATTGACTCACTTCTGCACAGAATGGATCCTCGTTCAAAGCTTATAATTGTATTTTTATTTATATGTATTGTTTTCCTGGCCAACAATGCAGCCACTTATTTTATACTTGCTGCTTATGTAGGTTTGATGATTATGTTGTCAAAGGTTCCTTTTAAATATATTTATCTAGGATTAAAGCCAATACTTTGGCTTATATTATTCACTTTCTGTCTTCATTTGTTTTTTACTAAAGATGGCAGCCTATTATTTGAATACGGTTGGATAAAAATTTATTCAGAAGGACTAAGGATGGGGATACTCATCTCACTACGCTTCTTTCTGCTTATAATCATGACTTCCTTGCTGACATTAACGACAACACCAATTGAGCTGACTGATGCATTGGAGACATTGCTGGGACCTCTGAAAAAGATTCGTTTTCCAGTCCATGAACTTGCCTTAATGATGTCCATATCTTTACGCTTCATCCCAACACTCATGGATGAAACGGAGAAGATAATGAAGGCGCAGATGGCAAGAGGGGTGGAATTTTCGAGTGGTCCTATTCAAAGCAGAATAAAAGCAATTGTTCCATTGTTAATTCCGCTTTTTGTCAATGCCTTCAAGAGAGCCGAGGAGTTGGCTACTGCTATGGAAGCGAGAGGCTACCAAGGTGGAGAGGGCAGAACGAAATATCGTCAGCTAGTTTGGAAGCAATCGGATAGTATCATGATAGTATTATTAGTACTTGTAGCAGTTTTGCTGCTTGTATTTAAATCATAA
- a CDS encoding energy-coupling factor ABC transporter ATP-binding protein — MDISLQKVAYRYQENTPFERLAIENVDINITSGSYMAIIGHTGSGKSTILQHLNALLTPTSGSVAIGDRLIEAGRKNKNLAPIRQKVGIVFQFPESQLFEETVEKDICFGPMNFGVKEEEAKIRAKRALKEVGLSEDYLNKSPFDLSGGQMRRVAIAGVLAMEPEVLVLDEPTAGLDPRGRKEIMEMFYRLHKERNLTTILVTHSMEDAALYADKIVIMNKGNVYREGTAEEIFSESEDLVQIGLNVPDIVRFQRKLESQLGFKLDKVHLNMETFIMELADYLKKNEDHQ; from the coding sequence ATGGACATCTCACTTCAAAAAGTAGCCTATCGTTATCAAGAGAATACACCGTTTGAAAGATTGGCAATTGAGAATGTGGACATAAATATAACCTCAGGTTCTTATATGGCTATCATTGGTCATACAGGCTCTGGAAAATCCACAATTCTTCAGCATTTGAATGCCTTGTTAACACCCACTAGTGGAAGTGTTGCAATAGGTGACAGGTTAATAGAAGCTGGCCGTAAGAACAAGAACCTTGCTCCAATTCGCCAAAAGGTAGGAATTGTTTTTCAGTTTCCAGAAAGCCAGTTATTCGAGGAAACAGTAGAAAAAGATATCTGCTTTGGACCAATGAACTTTGGAGTAAAAGAGGAAGAGGCAAAAATCAGAGCTAAACGGGCTTTAAAGGAAGTAGGACTTTCGGAAGACTATTTGAACAAATCTCCATTTGATCTGTCAGGCGGGCAAATGAGACGTGTGGCAATTGCCGGTGTTCTGGCTATGGAGCCTGAGGTGCTTGTTTTAGATGAGCCAACTGCAGGTCTAGACCCAAGAGGCAGAAAAGAAATCATGGAAATGTTCTATAGACTGCATAAAGAACGAAACCTGACGACTATACTGGTTACACATAGTATGGAGGATGCAGCATTGTATGCAGACAAAATCGTCATTATGAATAAAGGTAATGTTTATAGAGAAGGAACTGCTGAGGAAATATTCTCGGAAAGCGAAGATTTAGTGCAAATTGGATTGAATGTTCCTGATATAGTTAGATTTCAAAGGAAATTAGAATCACAGCTTGGCTTTAAACTTGATAAAGTGCATTTAAATATGGAGACATTTATTATGGAACTAGCGGATTACTTAAAGAAAAATGAGGATCATCAATGA
- a CDS encoding energy-coupling factor ABC transporter ATP-binding protein, producing the protein MNHKVLVSVDSLSFMYEDQQTKALDNVSFQIKEGEWVAIVGHNGSGKSTLAKLLNGLYFTKEGSIRIGDIVISEETVWDARKRVGMVFQNPDNQFVGTTVKDDVAFGLENNAIPREEMHKRVEASLEKVNMLSFLDQEPHHLSGGQKQRVAIAGVIALKPSIIVLDEATSMLDPQGRQEVLDLIKELKQENMTVISITHDLDEAARADRIIIMNKGQVYQEGKPSEIFQLEKELIEIGLDIPFAIRLRSGLEAQGIKVDKITLTEEELVTELWTSHFKK; encoded by the coding sequence ATGAACCATAAAGTTTTGGTATCAGTCGACTCCTTATCCTTTATGTATGAAGATCAGCAGACAAAGGCACTAGATAACGTTTCCTTCCAAATTAAGGAGGGAGAATGGGTAGCTATCGTCGGTCATAATGGTTCAGGAAAATCAACACTTGCTAAGCTATTAAACGGGTTGTATTTCACAAAAGAAGGATCTATCCGCATTGGAGACATAGTCATATCAGAAGAAACAGTTTGGGATGCGAGAAAAAGAGTAGGTATGGTTTTTCAAAACCCTGATAATCAATTTGTAGGGACAACAGTTAAAGATGATGTGGCTTTTGGGTTAGAAAACAATGCTATCCCTAGAGAGGAAATGCATAAACGGGTGGAAGCTTCTTTAGAAAAAGTTAATATGCTATCTTTTCTTGATCAAGAGCCGCACCATCTATCAGGTGGACAAAAACAACGTGTAGCAATTGCTGGTGTTATTGCTTTGAAACCAAGCATTATTGTTCTTGATGAAGCGACGTCTATGCTTGATCCTCAGGGGAGACAGGAAGTGCTTGACTTAATAAAAGAGCTGAAGCAGGAAAATATGACTGTAATCTCTATCACCCATGACCTTGATGAAGCAGCAAGAGCAGACCGGATTATCATCATGAATAAAGGGCAGGTTTATCAGGAGGGTAAGCCCTCTGAAATTTTCCAGTTAGAGAAGGAACTAATTGAAATCGGACTTGATATCCCATTTGCCATAAGACTAAGAAGTGGTCTTGAAGCGCAGGGGATAAAGGTAGACAAAATAACATTGACAGAAGAAGAGTTGGTGACTGAGCTATGGACATCTCACTTCAAAAAGTAG
- the rplQ gene encoding 50S ribosomal protein L17, which produces MGYRKLGRTSAQRKAMLRDLTTDLIINERIETTEARAKELRSVVEKMITLGKRGDLHARRQAAAYVRNEVANVEENQDAVQKLFSDIAARYTERQGGYTRIMKMGPRRGDGAPMVIIELV; this is translated from the coding sequence ATGGGTTACAGAAAGTTAGGACGCACTAGCGCACAGCGTAAAGCTATGTTACGTGACTTAACAACAGACTTAATCATCAACGAGCGCATTGAAACAACTGAAGCTCGTGCAAAAGAACTTCGTTCTGTTGTAGAAAAAATGATTACACTTGGTAAACGTGGAGATCTTCATGCACGTCGTCAAGCTGCTGCTTACGTACGTAATGAAGTTGCTAACGTTGAAGAAAACCAAGATGCTGTTCAAAAATTGTTCAGCGACATCGCTGCTCGTTACACTGAACGTCAAGGTGGATACACACGTATCATGAAAATGGGACCTCGTCGCGGAGACGGTGCACCAATGGTAATTATCGAGTTAGTATAA
- a CDS encoding DNA-directed RNA polymerase subunit alpha — protein sequence MIEIEKPKIETVEINDDAKYGKFVVEPLERGYGTTLGNSLRRILLSSLPGAAITSIQIDGVLHEFSTIEGVVEDVTSIILNIKKLALKIYSDDEKTLEIDMQGEGVVTAADITHDSDVEILNPDLHIATLGSNGNLRMRLTAKRGRGYTPAEQNKREDQPIGVIPIDSIFTPVSRVNYQVENTRVGQLTNYDKLTFDVWTDGSTGPQDAIALGAKILTEHLNIFVGLTDEAQNAEIMVEKEEDQKEKVLEMTIEELDLSVRSYNCLKRAGINTVQELANKTEEDMMKVRNLGRKSLEEVKHKLEELGLGLRKDD from the coding sequence ATGATCGAAATAGAAAAACCAAAAATCGAAACGGTTGAGATCAACGATGATGCCAAATACGGCAAATTCGTCGTAGAGCCACTTGAGCGTGGATATGGTACTACTTTGGGTAACTCCTTACGTCGTATTCTATTATCCTCACTTCCTGGTGCCGCTATCACATCCATTCAAATTGATGGGGTACTTCATGAGTTCTCAACAATTGAAGGCGTCGTGGAAGATGTAACATCTATCATATTGAACATCAAAAAACTGGCACTTAAAATCTACTCTGATGATGAAAAGACTTTAGAGATTGATATGCAAGGTGAAGGAGTTGTCACTGCAGCGGACATCACTCATGATAGTGATGTAGAGATCTTGAATCCAGATCTTCATATCGCTACATTGGGCAGCAACGGAAATCTTCGCATGCGTTTAACTGCAAAGCGTGGTCGTGGTTACACACCTGCTGAACAAAACAAACGTGAGGATCAACCTATTGGAGTAATTCCAATTGATTCTATCTTTACTCCAGTTTCTAGAGTGAATTATCAAGTTGAGAATACTCGTGTTGGTCAATTGACTAATTATGATAAACTAACATTTGACGTTTGGACTGACGGTAGTACAGGTCCTCAAGATGCTATTGCACTTGGTGCAAAGATTTTGACAGAGCATTTAAACATCTTCGTTGGTTTAACTGATGAAGCACAAAATGCTGAGATAATGGTAGAAAAAGAAGAAGATCAAAAAGAAAAAGTTCTTGAGATGACGATTGAAGAGCTTGATTTATCTGTTCGTTCTTATAACTGCCTAAAACGTGCTGGAATTAACACAGTGCAAGAATTGGCTAATAAGACAGAAGAAGATATGATGAAGGTTCGAAATCTTGGTAGAAAATCTCTGGAAGAAGTTAAGCATAAACTGGAAGAACTAGGTTTAGGCCTAAGAAAAGACGACTGA
- the rpsK gene encoding 30S ribosomal protein S11, with translation MARKTNTRKRRVKKNIESGIAHIRSTFNNTIVTITDVHGNALSWSSAGALGFRGSRKSTPFAAQMAAETAAKTSMEHGMKTLEVTVKGPGAGREAAIRALQAAGLEVTAIRDVTPVPHNGCRPPKRRRV, from the coding sequence ATGGCACGTAAAACGAATACTCGTAAACGTCGTGTGAAAAAGAATATCGAATCTGGTATTGCACACATTCGTTCAACATTCAATAACACAATCGTAACAATCACTGATGTACATGGTAATGCTCTTTCTTGGTCAAGTGCAGGAGCTCTAGGATTTAGAGGTTCTCGTAAATCTACTCCTTTCGCTGCTCAAATGGCTGCTGAAACTGCTGCTAAAACATCAATGGAACATGGCATGAAAACTCTTGAAGTAACTGTAAAAGGACCAGGTGCTGGTCGTGAAGCTGCAATCCGTGCTCTTCAAGCTGCAGGCCTTGAAGTTACTGCTATCAGAGACGTAACTCCAGTTCCTCATAATGGCTGCCGACCACCTAAACGTCGCCGCGTTTAA
- the rpsM gene encoding 30S ribosomal protein S13, whose translation MARIAGVDIPREKRVVISLTYIFGIGKITAQKVLAEAGVSEDTRVRDLTEDELNKIRDIIDKLKVEGDLRREVSLNIKRLMEIGCYRGLRHRRGLPVRGQNTKNNARTRKGPRKTVANKKK comes from the coding sequence ATGGCACGTATTGCTGGTGTGGATATTCCACGTGAAAAACGCGTAGTAATATCTTTAACATACATTTTTGGTATCGGAAAAATTACTGCACAAAAAGTATTAGCAGAAGCTGGTGTTTCTGAAGATACTCGTGTTCGTGACTTAACGGAAGATGAACTTAACAAAATCCGTGATATCATTGACAAATTAAAAGTTGAAGGTGACCTTCGTCGTGAAGTTTCACTTAACATTAAACGTCTAATGGAGATCGGTTGCTACCGTGGTCTTCGTCACCGCCGTGGTCTTCCAGTTCGCGGACAAAACACGAAAAACAACGCTCGTACACGCAAAGGTCCTCGTAAGACTGTAGCTAACAAGAAAAAATAA
- the rpmJ gene encoding 50S ribosomal protein L36, producing the protein MKVRPSVKPICEKCKVIRRRGKVMVICENPKHKQKQG; encoded by the coding sequence ATGAAAGTTAGACCATCTGTTAAACCTATCTGCGAAAAATGCAAAGTTATCCGCAGACGTGGGAAAGTTATGGTTATCTGTGAAAACCCTAAACATAAACAAAAACAAGGTTAA
- the infA gene encoding translation initiation factor IF-1, giving the protein MAKDDVIEIEGTITETLPNAMFKVELENGHTVLAHVSGKIRMHFIRILPGDKVTVELSPYDLTRGRITYRFK; this is encoded by the coding sequence ATGGCTAAAGACGATGTAATCGAAATTGAAGGCACAATCACTGAAACTTTGCCGAACGCCATGTTTAAGGTAGAATTAGAAAATGGTCATACTGTATTGGCTCACGTTTCTGGTAAAATCCGCATGCATTTTATTCGTATTTTACCTGGTGATAAAGTAACGGTTGAGTTATCTCCATATGACTTGACTCGCGGAAGAATTACTTACCGCTTTAAATAA
- a CDS encoding adenylate kinase, translated as MNLVLMGLPGAGKGTQAEKIVEKYGIPHISTGDMFRAAMKDETELGLKAKSFMDKGELVPDEVTIGIVRERLSKDDCEKGFLLDGFPRTVPQAEALESILSDLVKKLDYVINVQVDQEILMERLTGRRICKSCGATYHLVFNPPANSETCDRCGGELYQRADDNEATVKNRLDVNIKQSQPLLDFYESKGYLKNINGQQDISKVFSDLDELLSTLK; from the coding sequence ATGAATTTAGTCTTAATGGGGCTCCCTGGCGCAGGCAAAGGTACACAAGCCGAGAAGATTGTCGAGAAATATGGCATCCCTCATATCTCAACTGGTGATATGTTTCGTGCTGCAATGAAAGATGAGACAGAGCTTGGACTAAAAGCAAAATCATTTATGGATAAAGGTGAATTAGTACCAGATGAAGTTACAATTGGTATTGTTCGCGAAAGACTTAGTAAGGATGACTGTGAAAAGGGTTTTCTTCTAGACGGATTCCCTCGTACTGTTCCACAAGCTGAAGCTTTAGAATCCATTTTGTCTGATTTAGTAAAAAAACTTGATTATGTGATCAATGTTCAAGTTGATCAAGAAATATTAATGGAAAGACTAACAGGACGCCGTATCTGTAAAAGCTGTGGGGCCACTTATCATTTAGTGTTCAACCCGCCGGCTAATTCAGAAACATGTGATCGCTGTGGCGGAGAGTTATATCAACGTGCAGATGATAACGAAGCTACTGTTAAAAACCGTTTGGATGTTAACATCAAACAATCTCAACCATTACTTGATTTTTATGAGTCAAAAGGCTATCTGAAAAACATCAATGGCCAACAAGATATTTCGAAAGTATTTTCAGATTTGGATGAATTACTAAGTACTTTAAAGTAA